One genomic window of Eptesicus fuscus isolate TK198812 chromosome 6, DD_ASM_mEF_20220401, whole genome shotgun sequence includes the following:
- the LTC4S gene encoding leukotriene C4 synthase isoform X2, producing the protein MKDEVALLATVTLLGVLLQAYFSLQVISARRAFRVSPPLTTGPPEFERVYRAQVNCSEYFPLFLATLWVAGIFFHEGAAALCGLVYLFARLRYFQGYARSAQQRLAPLYASARALWLLVALAALGLVAHFLPASLRAALRGRLGTLLPWA; encoded by the exons ATGAAGGACGAGGTGGCTCTTCTGGCCACGGTTACCCTCCTGGGAGTTCTATTGCAAG cctacTTCTCCCTGCAGGTGATCTCGGCGCGCAGGGCCTTCCGCGTGTCGCCGCCGCTCACCACCGGCCCACCCGAGTTCGAGCGCGTCTACCGAGCCCA GGTGAACTGCAGCGAGTACTTCCCACTGTTCCTCGCCACGCTCTGGGTAGCCGGCATCTTCTTCCACGAAG GTGCGGCGGCCCTGTGCGGCCTGGTCTACCTGTTCGCGCGCCTCCGCTACTTTCAGGGCTACGCGCGCTCAGCGCAGCAAAG GCTGGCCCCGCTGTACGCGAGCGCGCGCGCGCTCTGGCTGCTGGTGGCGCTGGCGGCGCTCGGCCTGGTCGCCCACTTCCTCCCCGCCTCTCTGCGCGCCGCGCTCCGGGGGCGGCTCGGGACGCTGCTGCCCTGGGCCTGA
- the LTC4S gene encoding leukotriene C4 synthase isoform X1, with translation MKDEVALLATVTLLGVLLQAYFSLQVISARRAFRVSPPLTTGPPEFERVYRAQVNCSEYFPLFLATLWVAGIFFHEGAAALCGLVYLFARLRYFQGYARSAQQRLAAVRRLAPLYASARALWLLVALAALGLVAHFLPASLRAALRGRLGTLLPWA, from the exons ATGAAGGACGAGGTGGCTCTTCTGGCCACGGTTACCCTCCTGGGAGTTCTATTGCAAG cctacTTCTCCCTGCAGGTGATCTCGGCGCGCAGGGCCTTCCGCGTGTCGCCGCCGCTCACCACCGGCCCACCCGAGTTCGAGCGCGTCTACCGAGCCCA GGTGAACTGCAGCGAGTACTTCCCACTGTTCCTCGCCACGCTCTGGGTAGCCGGCATCTTCTTCCACGAAG GTGCGGCGGCCCTGTGCGGCCTGGTCTACCTGTTCGCGCGCCTCCGCTACTTTCAGGGCTACGCGCGCTCAGCGCAGCAAAG GCTGGCCGCTGTCCGCAGGCTGGCCCCGCTGTACGCGAGCGCGCGCGCGCTCTGGCTGCTGGTGGCGCTGGCGGCGCTCGGCCTGGTCGCCCACTTCCTCCCCGCCTCTCTGCGCGCCGCGCTCCGGGGGCGGCTCGGGACGCTGCTGCCCTGGGCCTGA